ACCAAGGGAACAGGCCCCGGGTTTTGGATGGCCCGTAACACCCTGTCCGGGCGGTGATGATCATCAAACAGCTCCTTTGGATTCAGGCCTGTGAGGATCCCCAGCACCCCTTCCAGTGTCCGGACCTGCCGGATATGAACAGGAATCATGGCCTGGGTGGTTTCCATCTGTGACTGGGCCTGGCGCAGGACCAGTTCATTGATCTGTCCTTCCTGGTACCGGAACCGTTCAAGCGCATAGGTTTCCTGCAGGCTTGCAGCTGTTTTTCTGACAATGGAAAGCTCTTCTTTTGCCGCCATGAGATTGAAATAGGCAACCACCACATCGGCAATCACATTCAGCCGAACCGCCTCGTGGACAAACTGATTTTCTAAAAGATCAGCCTGGGCCGCTTCCCGTTCCATGGCCAGCCTGCCCCAGATATCAAGTTCATAATCCAGGACCCCGGCAAAGGAAAACAGGTTGTCTGTAGACCCATCAGTCCCGGAAGTGCTGCGTGCGGCACCGGACTGTCGTTGCCGCACGGCCTCGGCCTGAAACCCCACTGTGGGCAGCTGCTCGGATTTGGCAAAACCCAGGCGGGCCCGGGCTTCCTGGACCCTGGCGGCCTGCAGTCGCACATCTTTGTTGTCATGCACGGCCCGGTCCACCAACCGGTCAAGTACCGGATCCTGAAACCGGGTCCACCAGGTATGATCACTGCGCACACCATCATGGTCCAGCCCCATGTTTTCCGGCCACACCGGGGGCAGTGACGTCTCCGGTATCCGGATATCGGCATTCATGGCACAGCTGCCCAGCAGCAGGCATCCCAACAACAGTCCCGGCCAGGCAAGCAGGAAAACGGTCCGGTGATTACGCATGGTTCCCTCCTTTATCGGCAGGGTCTGCGGACCGCTGCTGCCACCAGATGGAAAGATCATCCATCATTTTATAAAACAAAGGCACGAACATCAATGCCAGGATGCTGACCATGATCATGCCGCCCACCACCACCGCTCCGATTTCCCGGCGGCTGGCAGCCCCGGCACCTGTAGCGAAAACCAGGGGCAGGGTACCGATGACAAAGGTTCCGGCGGTCATGATGATGGCCCGGAACCGCTGCCTGATCGCCATAAGGGCCGCGTCTGCCGTGGTCATTCCCGCATCCCGGTTCTGGGCCGCAAATTCCACGATCAAAATGGCGATTTTGGCTGATAGTCCGATGAGTACCAGCAAGCCCACCTGGAAGTAGATGTCGTTGGGAAATCCCTGAAGAGTTGCCGCCAGGGCCGCACCCAGTACACCGAAAGGCACGGCCGTGCCCACGGCTGCCGGCAGGGTCCAGCGTTCGTAATTGGCCGCAAGGATCAGAAACACCATGATCAGACCCAGCCCAAAGGCCAGACCGCCTGCGCCTTCTGCAGCATCCAGCTGAAAAGCTTCCCCCACCCATCCGATGCTGGTGGTGCCGTTTTTAAGCACCCGGGCAGCTACCGCTTCCATGGCTTGTTTGGCCTGGCCGGTGGTATATCCGGGTGCGGCATCCGCCAGAATCCGGGCGGCGTGGTTGACATTGTACCGGTTGATGACATCCGGGCCGGTCAACGATTCCAGGGTGACCAGGGTGCTTAGGGGCAGCATCCGTCCCTGGTCCGACCGGACAAAAACCTTGTTTAAATCTTCAGGACGGCTTCTGAATTCTTTTTCCGACTGAAGGTTGACCTGCCAGTTGCGGCCCAGCAGGGTGAAGTCATTGACATAAAGGGAACCGAACGTACTCTGCATGGTTTCAAATACCTGGTTGACGGGGACACCCATATCCCTGGCTTTTTCCCGGTCCAGCCGCGCATGGTACCTGGGGATGCCGGTGTTCAGAGTGGTTCTGGCGTTGACCAGTTCCGGACGTTCATTGGCCGCTGCCATGAGCTGGCTTGCCAAAGTTTCCATTTTTTGCGCAGTGACGTCTCCGCGAAACACCAGATACCCGTCAACGCCGCCGGTCAAGGACAGCCCCTGAATGGACGGCGGCGTAAAAGCGATAATGTTGGCTTCCGGGATCCCGAATCCCAGACCCATAACTTTTCGGGCAATGGCGGCCGCGTCCTGGCTCGGTTTTTTCCGGTGATCCCAGTCAGTGAGGTTGACAAATCCGATGCCGGCGTTGCTGCGCAATGATCCGGCAAAGATATCAAAACCGGCCATGGCCGTGAAATCCTGGACTTCCGGAAGTTCCATCATGATGTGGGTGAGGGTGTTCCGCACCTGTTCCGTTCTGGGCAGGGAAGATACCGGCGGCAGTTGATACACCACCATGGCTACGCCCTGATCTTCCTGGGGAACCAGGCCGGGGGCCATCCGCAATACCAGAAAAAGGGCGCCTGCAATGATACCAGCAAACAGAGCACAGCCGAGTACCGGGTGGCGCAATATCCGGGTCACCCCCCATATGAAGGCCAGGGTCAATTTTTCAAACACCCGGTTGAAAAAAACAAAGGGTCTGGAAATTTTCCGGCGCTGTCCATCCAGTAACAGTGCACACATGGCAGGGGTCAGGGTCAGTGCGACCACGCTGGAAATCACCACCGATACTGTAATGGTGACCGCAAACTGCCGGTACATTTCACCGGTCAGTCCCCCCAAAAAAGCGGCCGGCACAAACACCGCCACCAGCACCAGAGTGGTGGAAACAATCGCTCCCACCACCTGTTTCATGGTTTCGATGGCCGCCGCTCTGGCTTTTAATCCCTGTTCCTGCATGAGCCGGTCTACATTTTCCATTACAAGAATGGCATCATCCACCACAATACCGATGGCCAGCACCAGTCCGAACAGAGTCAGCAGGTTCACGGAAAATCCCAGCACCAGCATTCCGGCAAAAGTGCCGATCAACGCGACAGGAATGGCGGCCACCGGAATCAGGGTGGCCCTGAACCGCTGAAGAAATAAAAACACCACAAAAACAACCAATACCACGGCTGTCAACAAGGTGATGATCACTTCCTTAATGGAGAGCTCCACAAATTCCGTGGTATCATAAGCCACCGTGTAGGCCACCCCGTCGGGAAAGTCCGCGGCCAGTGCATCCATGGTCTCATGCACCCGTCTGGCCGTATCCAGTGCATTGGCGCCGGGCTGGAGATATACCCCGAAAGGGACGGCCGGGCGGGCATTGTACACGGCTGAAAACGCATACATCTGGGCACCTAGTTCCGCTCTGGCCACATCCTTCAGGCGCAGGACACTGCCGTTTTCCCCGGTGCGCAGAATGATGTTTTCAAATTCTTCCGGGGCTGTGAGTTGTCCCTGGGCCGTTATGGTCAGTGTGAAAGCCTGATTTTCAGGCGATGGTTCCGCCCCGATCCGGCCGGCCGCAAACTGGGCGTTCTGTTCCCGGATGGCGCGGGCCACATCAGACGGAGTCAGTTGAAATTCGGACAGTTTATCCGGACTCAGCCAGATGCGCATGGAATAATCCTGGGATCCGAACAGCGAAGCATCGCCGACACCGGGCAGGCGGACCAGTTCCTCCAGCACATTCAAAAGGGCATAGTTGCTGATAAACAAAGTGTCCCGGGAGCCGTCCGGAGAATACATCACCGGTAACATGAGGATATTGGTGGATTGGGCTTCCACGCGCACCCCTTGATCCCGGACCATCTGGGGTACCCGGGGGAGGCCGGCCTGAACCCGGTTGTTCACGTTGATGGCGGCCTGATCCGGATCTGTGCCGAACTCAAAAGAGATCACAATCTGCAGATATCCGTCGTCCATGGCTGTGGATTCCATGTAGATCATGTTGTCCACACCGTTGATCTCCTTTTCCAGGGGAGCGGCCACAGACTCGGCCATGACCTGGGCGCTGGCCCCCGGGTAAATGGCCGTCACCACCACCTGGGGCGGCACCACATCCGGATACTGTTCCACAGGCAGAGCACGCAGGGCCATCACGCCGGCCAGTAAGATCACAATGGATATCACCACCGCGAAAATAGGCCGGTCAATGAAAAAAGATCTGAGCATTATGAGGCCTCCTTGGTTTGTTCCGGATCCTTCACAAGAACCGGTGTAGCGTCTTGCAGGGCCACATGGCCGGCTACCACCACCTGCTCCCCGTCATCGAGTCCGGCCAGTATCACCTGCCTGCCTTCCACCACCGGTCCTAAAGTGACATCACGCCGCATGGCTTTTCCATCCTTATTTACGACAAACACCTGGCTGCCGGAATGGCTACGGCCCACAGCCTGTTCCGGAATGACTGCCACATCTTTGAGCCTCTGCAACAGAATACGGATCCTGACAAATCCCCCAGGCATCAGGATATGATCGGGATTGGGAAATACTGCCCGGGCCGATACCGTGCCGGTGGCAGCATCAATGGTGCTGGCCGTGAAGTCAATGGTTCCCATGTGGGCATAGGGTTCACCGTCCGGCAGGATCACTTGTGCGGAAAATCCGTTTTCTTTCGCCGCGGCAGTTTTCATGGCTTTCCGTGCTCTGCGTAAAGTGGCGGCATCGTTTTCCGGCAGGGAAAACCTTACATGCACCGGATCTTTCTGGGTGATGGTGGTGAGCAGCCCCCCCCCACTCAATCAGGTTGCCTTCGGACACATCTTCCATCCCGGTCACGCCGGCAACAGGAGATCGAACCTGGGTATAACTCAGATTCCTCTGATCATCATCCAGAGCTGCTTCGGACATGGATAGATGGGCCCGGGCCAGTTCAAAGTTTGTCAAGGCCTGGTCCCGTTCCCGCTGGCTGACCGCATTTTTTTCAAATAGCCGGGCATGGCGCTCCCATTCCCTTTTGGTATGATCAAAACTGGCCCGGGCATCTGCCAGTGCTGCTTCCGCTTTCCGAAGGGCAATCTGATAGGGCTGGGGATCAATGATAAAAAGAATGTCGTTTTCCGACACAAATCCGCCTTCTGAATAGCGTTTTTCTTTGAGTATCCCCTGAACTCTGGCCCGGACCTGCACCTGTTTCGACCCATGGATCTTTGCCGGATAATTTCTGAAAACATCCATGTCCATTTTCTGGATCTGGAACACCGTGATCCGGGGCGGTGGCTGCTGGCGGCCCGGGGCATCCTGAACATCTCCCTGCCCGCAGGCCGTAAATCCCAATACAGGCAACAACACCAATAACACCGTCTTGTAATTGAACAATCGGAAAAATTTTAAAAACAAAGTGCCTCCCTTCTTGATTACATCATTTACCGGTTCATGATCATATTTTTTGACAGGATACTGCCGTGGTGATCTCAGAGCAGGGGGATTCTATTTATCCATATCTGCCCATATGGAATGATTGGTGCGTCCGAATTTGGAAAATGCGGTCGCCAGCTGAAGCCCCAAAGGGGTTTTTCCGTTAAGACAGGCAATTTTTTGCCATTGAATGCAAATGCACAAATCGCCTGCAAGGGACAATTCTTTTAAAATATTCATGTTTTCAAATCCTTTTTCCCACTCCGGCAGAGTGATCTGATGAAATGCCGCTATGGCCGCATCCCTGTCCGGCGGAGAATATACCCGTAACTGTACCAACTCGACAAACCCCATAATCGCCTCATCATCATAGATAGCTTACAGGCCCTGACACTTTGCCAGAAACATGCCAACCTGTAAACGTCGGGGAATCAACGTTCGGCCAAGGCATTATCTGATTTTCTTTTAAATTTAACAGAAAATAGCTGTCATATTTAGCAGGGATGTGGTATTTCTTTTAAATATGATAGCCGATCAGTCAATCAGAAGGGGTACAAAAAAATATATTAAAGAAGAGATATGTGACGGCAATGGATGAAAAAGAATTTTTCCGCCAGGCAACCCTGGAAATATCAAGCAGCCTGATGATCGAGGTGGCAATGGAGCGTTGTCTGGATTTTTTAAAACGACATGTACCGGCATCGGGTATGGTGTTTGGTATGTATGATCCGAACCTGAACGTCGGCAGGGTTCTGGCTGCTATCTGGCCGCCCCATCTCAAAAAACCCGGGGATACCATTCATTTTCCTTCGGAATTCTGGGAGTGGATGAAAAACAGGTGGAAAGAAGCTCCGGGAATCACCATAATCAATGATGTCCACCAAGAAGATGTTCCAACCCGGCAGACCATGTCCCTGATCTGGCCTGCAGAAACGTCTCATCTGATCATGGATCTGGAACTGGAAGGGGAACGGTTGGGCTCGTTCGGTATATTTGTCGAGGAAAAACACCGGTATCATGACCGTCATGCCCACCTGATATCGCTTCTGCATGATCCGTTCAGCCTGGCCATGTCCAATATCATCCAGCACCAGGAGATTCGGAGACTGACGGATATGCTGGCGGATGATAACCGGTACCTTCACCGGGAACTGCTGAAAGTGACGGGGGATACCATCGTGGGCGCGGATTTCGGTCTCAGAGATGTCATGCAAATGGTGGGGCAGGTGGCGCCTTTGGAAAGCCCGGTATTGCTTATGGGAGAGACCGGGGTGGGCAAGGAGGTGATTGCCAATGCCATCCATTCTTCTTCTTCCCGCAGAAACCATCCCTATATTAAAGTGAACTGCGGTGCGATTCCGGAGAACCTGATCGACAGTGAATTGTTCGGTCATGAAAAAGGCGCGTTCACCGGAGCCATTGCCCGAAAACGGGGACGGTTTGAAAGGGCCCATACCGGGACGATCTTTCTGGATGAGGTGGGGGATCTTCCCCTGGTCGCTCAGACCCGATTGCTCCGGGTGCTTCAGCAGCATGAAATAGAGCGGGTGGGGGGCAGCGGTCCGATTCCGGTGGATGTGCGTATCATCAGTGCAACCCACCGGAATTTGGCTTGGATGGTGAAATCCGGAGAGTTCAGAGAAGATCTGTGGTTCAGACTCAATGTGTTCCCCATTGTCATTCCACCGCTGCGCAGCCGGACTGAAGATATTCCCGCACTATTGGCCCATTTTCTGGAGCACAAATCAAAAGAATTGAAAATACGGCACCTCCCCTCTCCGGCTCCCGGGACCACTGAAGCGTGTCAGGCCTATGAATGGCCCGGCAATGTACGGGAATTGGAAAATCTGGTGGAACGGGCACTTATTTTCAGTCAGATGCCGGGAAATGATGGATTTTTGCGGTTTGACATACTGTCATCGGCCCACATGCCGGTACCAGCCGGAACGGATCAGTGCCCGGATCAGGCCATCCGCCCGCTGGATGAAGTCATGGCCGATCATATTGAAAATGCATTGCACCATTCCGGGGGTCGGGTGGAAGGAAAAAATGGGGCTGCGCAGCTACTGGGGCTTCATCCGAGCACCCTGCGGGGCCGCATGAGAAAACTGGGTATCCACCATGGAAAAAGCCGGCAGTCGTCTCGGCGAACAGGTCGATCCCCGTGCCGTGCGCTCAATGGCAGGCATTGGAATCGACATAAGTGCACACCGGACAAAACGGATTTCCACCTAAAAGAGACACCCTGATCGTTTCCCCCTTTAGCCGTAAAACTCATCCCGCCTGCCGCTGGATAAAGGATTTGCTCCGGACCAGGAGCCAGAGGCTGCCGCAAACCACCCCCACAACAATCTGCATAAGGCCCAGGATGGGGATCAGGTTTTCTGTTTCCAGAGAAATGAGAAACATGCCGATGCTGCCCATGAACAAGGCCATGAAATTAATCAGGGAAGCGGCAGACCCGGTATCTCCCTCCTGCTGGGATAAGAGCATGTTGGCCGTAGGAGGACGCAGCAGGCTCATGGCCACCGTGGCTGTCAGCATGGGCAGCGCAAACATGATGGGTGAGGCGCTGCCGGAAAGATCAAGCACAATGCCGCAGATGACCAAAAGACCGAAACCTCCGGTTATAATATGGTCTGGGGCAATCTGCCGTGACAGCCTGATATAGAATAAAGGACCTGCCAGGGCGCCCAAGGCGTTAAAGGCAAAATAGTAGCTATAAAGTGACTCTGTCATCCCGAATCCCTGGATATAGACAAAGGAAGACGCTGCGATAAAGGCCATCATGGGCAAAGGAACCATGGAAAAAATACTCAGCAGTATGGAAAATCCGGGATTTTTCAATACCACTGCCAGACGTCCAAGGGATTGGATAAGAGAGCCTGAATACCG
Above is a window of Desulfotignum balticum DSM 7044 DNA encoding:
- a CDS encoding efflux RND transporter periplasmic adaptor subunit produces the protein MFLKFFRLFNYKTVLLVLLPVLGFTACGQGDVQDAPGRQQPPPRITVFQIQKMDMDVFRNYPAKIHGSKQVQVRARVQGILKEKRYSEGGFVSENDILFIIDPQPYQIALRKAEAALADARASFDHTKREWERHARLFEKNAVSQRERDQALTNFELARAHLSMSEAALDDDQRNLSYTQVRSPVAGVTGMEDVSEGNLIEWGGAAHHHHPERSGACKVFPAGKRCRHFTQSTESHENCRGERKRIFRTSDPAGR
- a CDS encoding efflux RND transporter periplasmic adaptor subunit — translated: MPENDAATLRRARKAMKTAAAKENGFSAQVILPDGEPYAHMGTIDFTASTIDAATGTVSARAVFPNPDHILMPGGFVRIRILLQRLKDVAVIPEQAVGRSHSGSQVFVVNKDGKAMRRDVTLGPVVEGRQVILAGLDDGEQVVVAGHVALQDATPVLVKDPEQTKEAS
- a CDS encoding Bcr/CflA family efflux MFS transporter gives rise to the protein MNTKQGFFGERTILVMLALLSAFPPLSTDLYLPALPHVMALMETSQSLINLSLSLFLLFFAIGILIWGPVSEKYGRKPILLTGLALYIAGSVGCALSVNVTQLILSRIIQAFGGGAASAVVTAMVKDMYSGRKRESVLAIVMAMVVVAPVVAPVMGAWLLKFMPWTTIFWVLTGIGSIAFFASLLLDETLEKRYSGSLIQSLGRLAVVLKNPGFSILLSIFSMVPLPMMAFIAASSFVYIQGFGMTESLYSYYFAFNALGALAGPLFYIRLSRQIAPDHIITGGFGLLVICGIVLDLSGSASPIMFALPMLTATVAMSLLRPPTANMLLSQQEGDTGSAASLINFMALFMGSIGMFLISLETENLIPILGLMQIVVGVVCGSLWLLVRSKSFIQRQAG
- a CDS encoding sigma-54 interaction domain-containing protein gives rise to the protein MDEKEFFRQATLEISSSLMIEVAMERCLDFLKRHVPASGMVFGMYDPNLNVGRVLAAIWPPHLKKPGDTIHFPSEFWEWMKNRWKEAPGITIINDVHQEDVPTRQTMSLIWPAETSHLIMDLELEGERLGSFGIFVEEKHRYHDRHAHLISLLHDPFSLAMSNIIQHQEIRRLTDMLADDNRYLHRELLKVTGDTIVGADFGLRDVMQMVGQVAPLESPVLLMGETGVGKEVIANAIHSSSSRRNHPYIKVNCGAIPENLIDSELFGHEKGAFTGAIARKRGRFERAHTGTIFLDEVGDLPLVAQTRLLRVLQQHEIERVGGSGPIPVDVRIISATHRNLAWMVKSGEFREDLWFRLNVFPIVIPPLRSRTEDIPALLAHFLEHKSKELKIRHLPSPAPGTTEACQAYEWPGNVRELENLVERALIFSQMPGNDGFLRFDILSSAHMPVPAGTDQCPDQAIRPLDEVMADHIENALHHSGGRVEGKNGAAQLLGLHPSTLRGRMRKLGIHHGKSRQSSRRTGRSPCRALNGRHWNRHKCTPDKTDFHLKETP
- a CDS encoding efflux RND transporter permease subunit — translated: MLRSFFIDRPIFAVVISIVILLAGVMALRALPVEQYPDVVPPQVVVTAIYPGASAQVMAESVAAPLEKEINGVDNMIYMESTAMDDGYLQIVISFEFGTDPDQAAINVNNRVQAGLPRVPQMVRDQGVRVEAQSTNILMLPVMYSPDGSRDTLFISNYALLNVLEELVRLPGVGDASLFGSQDYSMRIWLSPDKLSEFQLTPSDVARAIREQNAQFAAGRIGAEPSPENQAFTLTITAQGQLTAPEEFENIILRTGENGSVLRLKDVARAELGAQMYAFSAVYNARPAVPFGVYLQPGANALDTARRVHETMDALAADFPDGVAYTVAYDTTEFVELSIKEVIITLLTAVVLVVFVVFLFLQRFRATLIPVAAIPVALIGTFAGMLVLGFSVNLLTLFGLVLAIGIVVDDAILVMENVDRLMQEQGLKARAAAIETMKQVVGAIVSTTLVLVAVFVPAAFLGGLTGEMYRQFAVTITVSVVISSVVALTLTPAMCALLLDGQRRKISRPFVFFNRVFEKLTLAFIWGVTRILRHPVLGCALFAGIIAGALFLVLRMAPGLVPQEDQGVAMVVYQLPPVSSLPRTEQVRNTLTHIMMELPEVQDFTAMAGFDIFAGSLRSNAGIGFVNLTDWDHRKKPSQDAAAIARKVMGLGFGIPEANIIAFTPPSIQGLSLTGGVDGYLVFRGDVTAQKMETLASQLMAAANERPELVNARTTLNTGIPRYHARLDREKARDMGVPVNQVFETMQSTFGSLYVNDFTLLGRNWQVNLQSEKEFRSRPEDLNKVFVRSDQGRMLPLSTLVTLESLTGPDVINRYNVNHAARILADAAPGYTTGQAKQAMEAVAARVLKNGTTSIGWVGEAFQLDAAEGAGGLAFGLGLIMVFLILAANYERWTLPAAVGTAVPFGVLGAALAATLQGFPNDIYFQVGLLVLIGLSAKIAILIVEFAAQNRDAGMTTADAALMAIRQRFRAIIMTAGTFVIGTLPLVFATGAGAASRREIGAVVVGGMIMVSILALMFVPLFYKMMDDLSIWWQQRSADPADKGGNHA
- a CDS encoding efflux transporter outer membrane subunit, whose translation is MRNHRTVFLLAWPGLLLGCLLLGSCAMNADIRIPETSLPPVWPENMGLDHDGVRSDHTWWTRFQDPVLDRLVDRAVHDNKDVRLQAARVQEARARLGFAKSEQLPTVGFQAEAVRQRQSGAARSTSGTDGSTDNLFSFAGVLDYELDIWGRLAMEREAAQADLLENQFVHEAVRLNVIADVVVAYFNLMAAKEELSIVRKTAASLQETYALERFRYQEGQINELVLRQAQSQMETTQAMIPVHIRQVRTLEGVLGILTGLNPKELFDDHHRPDRVLRAIQNPGPVPLVLPSTVLERRPDIRAADTRITAAGAAIGIARANRLPRLNLAGLLGMAAINTGDLFTASARTWQGGGQAAGPVFDFGRNKARVQTARAQYVQTQIQYEATVNTAFNEVRDALCLYQAAIDHQHAVEKQLATIKKTRHLAWIRYREGLVSFIEFLDADRALFAARQTMNDADRDRLVSAATLFKALGGGWNPDSVANHE